A region of the Stigmatopora nigra isolate UIUO_SnigA chromosome 10, RoL_Snig_1.1, whole genome shotgun sequence genome:
attgtcatttttaaatcatatttttctgtgtttttaattcaaaaatcattttgtaaaatctaaaaatatatttcaaaaaatctaaaataaacattgttttaaatctataaaaaactgaacattcagggcttttaatccacttcttttaatccattcattaaaaaaaaatctaaatattacatccaaAATGGTCCCACATGCCAGAGTCCAACACCCCTGAATCCCAATTTAATTTTATGCTACATGCTAACACTAAATCCACTTTTCCTTGCCAAtaacttttcccactttatGTCTTACATCTTTACACTTGGCCATATGTATCTCTTTGTTGTTATACTTGTAAAGTAGTCATTGACATGAATGTGTTTACTAagctatcacattttttttaagtctgcaCTGTTGGAATCCTGTCTACAAAAGTTGCATGTTTGGGTTGTGGAGAGGAGTGGAAGCATGAAGGCCCTTTCCTGGCGGGGGAGGGGGGAATGGcgctagtggtggtggtggtggggggggggggggggggtgtagtggtggtggggtggGCCCTGGAGGCGAGCACACCCCTATCGCCTGTGTCAGTATTTCAGAACAGAGGCCAGCATTTAGTCATTCTACATGAAAGCTGCAGACGGGCTGGCCTGCTGATTTTcaactcaacttttttttggactattggAGCCTacattgttttggttgtttttgtagttttatgtagtttttttggttttccatACCTCCCCTACTCGGAAAGAAGACGTTGGGTTCCAAAGTTTGCGTCCAATTTGGATCCATTTACGCacgtcaggttttttttttgacacaatgCCTCGatcttttttggtgaaaaagtaCTTTGCCAAACAAAAACCTAACTACAGCGAACTGGAATGTCAAAATGGTAAGTAATGATAATACACTTTTCTATTTTCAGTACTTCaactccacacaaaaaaaaactccgCTTACGTAACTGTGCACGTTGGTGAGAAACTCCTCAACTTTCCAGCACTTTTTTAAAGTctcaaaccaaaaaaatctgggttcaactccccTAACTAACTACCGTTATACTCAAACCCCCCCTTTCTTAACCGATGGCGGACAGAGCTCCATTCATATAACATACCCTCGTGaatatgtgggaggaaacggcccattaaaaaaaaaaaaaaacgcaaaagtcCGCGGGTTCGAACCccaaaaacccccaaaacagTAAAAAACCCGTCATATCCCTCCCCCAAACCCCCAATTTCTTGACCATGACCTCATCCTTCTCCCCCCAGATACGTCATCGACCAAATATCCCCTGGCCCAACTCTCCTCCAGCGCCACCTGCTTGACAGCCGGCTTAGTTTGGGACCTGAGCGTCCTCCCTACGCTCTACCTACCCACTACCCAAACAACAGAATCCACTACCAGCATCCCATTGGACCTGAGTTCCCCATCCAGCCTCAGTAGCAACGCCAGTAGCAGCGGCGAGGAAGACGAAGGCCGAACTTCGGACCCCCCCAGCCCGGAACCGGTACACACCTACGCCCCTCGCCAACGGATGAAATGTACGGGTACTACAACCCTTGTGGTACCCCCAGAAGAATTGGAAAGGGAGGCTCCATTACCCACCAGTAGGCCGGCCTTCCTTTGCAAACATTGCCCCAAAGAGTATACAAGTTTAGGGGCCTTGAAGATGCATATCCGCTCACATACCCTACCGTGTGTATGTACGACCTGCGGGAAGGCCTTCTCCAGACCTTGGCTGCTACGCGGTCATATCCGGACGCACACAGGTTAGATTCCCTAGTCTTATTTTGGTAGCTAAGCTAGGTGGAAGTCCACCATAACGTGACTCAATGGGATTTTGtgctaatcaatttttttctgttagacTCTGTTCGGGTATTGATTGGGTATTGTGTTTAATGGGATGGTAACAATGGGGAGATAATTGTCTTatcaagggttttttttgtgatacaaTGGGGGTTGATTAGTGGGTTTTATCAAGGAGAGCTTGGGGTAAGTTGTTAGCATGCTAATCTTGTTAGGTTGTGATCTAATCATGCTAGTTGGGTTGACTTACATTCagtttgggttttttgttgttgctatctTGGTAGGATAGTGTGTTAAGGTagtttttaacaatgttttttgagTGGTGgtgttttttgcattggaaaaaatcTTAAGGGTTTAAAACTATGTCGGCTATATTGACAATAGTCTTTGTTATCTAAGTTTTATCGGCAGGAATCGCATAAagtttcaacatttatttttttacgttgacttaatgtcaccaaaagttgaccTTGTAGAGTTTCTGGTTGGAGTGAggcaaaaataagttttttaaattgcatcattttatgacttttttccaaatttgacTTTGATATCCTaaatttatgcaaaaaaatatgtactcaCGTGGACTTTAGGTCGGTAAAAGTTGATgccttagaaaccaaacaacttccaggTCATgtaagagaaaaataagcaagaaAATGACTGTTTAACAATTTGAATATTGTAatagtatacagtaatccctcgattatcacgacttCACGACTTCACTACATCGAGTTTTTTTCTAGAGgaattttttataaattataaaaaaaaattaaagttcataaaaatgtaaaaatgggaagccactccccctttCATAAGCATGCAACTAGGACTTAGCAatgaaatagatttaaaaataaataataaaaaatatatatacatatatattataaatacaactcagcactgaaataaaaaaaaataaaaataaattaaaaaatatatatatatagatgtatattttaaataaaactcagcactgaagtaaaaaagcatatatatatatatatatatatatatatatatatatatatatatatatatatatatatatatatatatatatatatatatatatatatatatatatatatatatatatatatatatatatatatatatatatatatatatatatatatatatatatatatatatatatatatatatatatatatatatatatatatatatatatatatataaaaatatgtatatacgtatatacattttaaatagcaATGACCCTACTTTTCCAATTTTTcatttatcgtggccatgtttggtctacactAACCACaaaaatcgagggattactgtaatccaTAATCATATatcattcatcatattttgatttaaaccctTCAATACCTCAAATTTCAATCTCATTACATTCCTATTCATTTATCTCTCTTACTACATATTCTCGCGGCGCACCACTTGTTAAACACTACACCAACAAGGACCTCAAAACCAGGACAATACCTAAACTTAACCATTTCCCTTCTTTCCTATCATAGGAGAACGTCCATTCTCCTGCCCCCACTGCAACCGAGCATTCGCCGACCGCTCCAACCTGCGAGCCCACCTTCAAACCCACGCCGAAGTCAAGAAATACCAATGCGGCGTCTGTTCTCGCACCTTCAGCCGCATGTCATTACTCCAAAAACACACCTCCTCGGGGTGTTGCTCCGCTAACGTGTGAAGAAAACCCGCCAGGACGAAAACCCACGACTGGTCGCCTATGGAAATCCTCTCCTTCCCCTAAAAAAACCCATTGAAAAGACACCTATaagaaaaaatggaaggaaTTAGTCCTCATTATGGATCACAACGCAGatcatttccatatttttgcaAGTTTCCGGACCAAAAAAATCGGACCCGAGCTCACTATCGCCGCCCTTGCTGCCATTGTGTGCATTACGAAGACCAAATATGTActgaacttgttttttttttcccggcgCCGGATAGCTCGGGATCAATACCCGGACGGAAACAGCTGCTGAGAACTTTTGGGGGGCGCGTGGgtggtacaaaaaaaagcccaccAAATATACGGCGACACAAAAAACGCACAAAAAACATCGTGTAAACAGCTGTCCGTGGAATCGCGGCGTAGAGAGATGAGGTGCTAACAGGTGTAGCGATCTTCGCCGGCGGAGAGTTGGGTGACACCGctgccccttttttttttggataaaaaagaGCTGAAAGATGGCCGCCGTAAGCCTCTGTTTTGACTACAGCTTAAGTTTCCGTTTTTACTGATGACTCCCGATGATAGGAACGCCGAAAGAAGTTGTGCACTCAGTGTTACTACAGTGTtaatagtacagtaatccctcgaatatcgcggttttTTTGCGGGATTGTGGTTTTTTgagggtaatttttttttttgttaattaaaattTTTTGGGGAAGTTTTAGTAGGTTTGCTATTAgaactagaagtaaaaaaaatatataaatatatttttctaaatttatcaaaaatgtgaaaatttagGCTGAAATTTGCAAGTGGAAGCCACGCCCCTTTCAACtgtttgctactagaactcaggaATTAAAAATAGGtaaataatttcttttttattcgtaaaaaatgcataaattcatgctgaaacttgcaagcagaagccacGCCCCTTTTCTCtgtttgctactagaactcagaactgaagtaaaaagtacataaatatattttttaaattcacaattATGTGAAAATTCaggctgaaacttgcaagcagaagccactccccttttctCCACTTGCTACCAAAACTCAGCAGTGAAATaagaatacataaatatatttttaaattcataaaaatgtgaaatacatAAAGAATTTCtaaaaattcataaaaagtgcaaaaaaatcacGCTAAAATTTGCAAGCAGAAGCCACACCCCTTTTCTCCACTTGCTATTAAAACCCAACAGTGAAGTAagaatacataaatattttttttattcataaaaatgtaaaatacataagtaattttctttaaattcataaaaatgcaaaaaattcaTGCTAAAACtagcaagtggaagccactcccctttcttCTGTTTGCTTCTACAACTCagaactgaagtaaaaaaaaaatatatatatatatatatatatatatatatatatatatatatatatatatatatatatatatatatatatatatatatatatatatatatatatattgtttaaataggggtgaccctactttgcatttttttttggtattttgcgGCTATGTTGGCTGCACAAaaaccgcaataatcgagggattactgtacaaatCAAAGccataaatgaaatgaatttatGCCtcgaatttttttattttatttcctttgaAATCTTTGTCTTATTTACCTCATTACCATTTGTGTCCTCAATTCACGTTTGCAGTATTCAACACCCACCGACAACCAAATCGTTTAAAAACGCGGGAAGGCCGGGACCAAACATTTCCGCCAAAGTTTACGCCACAAAAAACACGCTCGCCAAATATCGATAAATTGTAACGTTTCTTTCAACTCGTATGTTTTATAGTGCAATGTGCCCATGACGtgttctttcaatttttttttgtaccccgcttttttttgtgtatgcacCCAAATTATTCTGATTTTCATTCAATAAAGTAATTtatctttattaaaaaaacatgtttcggGTTGAAACACCTGTCGCCATGTGGGAAATGAAAACAGTTGATACGTTACGCTTAATTAAACAAAGTCGGGGTAATTATTAACCCGCATTTTAGCGGTCTTGGGATTGCGcgggtattttttttgtggatttgcaGGTGAATGTGCGGCGAGATGAAAGGGGAGGGGCATGAATGCACCTGTTGTTGTCACTTTCCACCTGCTTGCTACTTCTCGCTGTTGTCGCTAGGCAAACAAAGAAGCCCACACACTCAGCTCTCACGTGATTGGCCGAATGGTTTATGTGATTCACTAAAGGCAGgatttaaaaaggtggaatttttttatcatttttttgtgcttacGGAGTattggtcacatttttttttatagtttggttaGGATCAGGTGCGACTTAGTGAATTTGTTAAGTTTTTTACTTTTAGAGTTGTTAAGTGGGAGTATTATAGCTGTTAGGTTATGTTTTTTGAGTACTTTATatgttttttgaatattttatacgttttttgagtattttatatgttttttgagtattttatacgttttttgagtattttatacattttttaaagtattttataagtttattgatgattttatacgtttttttgagtattttctacgtttttttgagtattttatacgttttttttaaagtattttatacgttttttttaagtattttaaacgttttttaaagtatttttatacgtttttttgagTATTTTCTACGTTTTATTGAGTATTTTATTCGTTTTTTTgagtactttatacgttttttgagtattttatacgttttttgagtATTGTACAcgttttttttgatcattttaaattgggtACACCGTATAATAACTTTTGTAGGagattttttaagtataaagtgcGCCGAAAAGTTAGCATTTTTGCCAAATTACAATagtcaaaaaactaaaatactttAAGTTGTTTTGCCCTTTAACAAATTCCTACAacaaatataatattattataaaaaatattcaccAGAAAATAATCTGATTGATTTTCAGTCATTAGCATTTGACCCCTGCAATGTAGCATTAGCAAAACTTACAGTATTTgtccaaaaatgtcttttttttggctcGTTTTTAATATGTTTCCAATATATCAAATGCTAAGTCACGTTAGCACTTTGTAAAACGACCCTGGGGGTCCCTGACGTGTTTTTTGATTCCCTCCCAAGACCCGAATTCCTTCCAAAAACCACACATCGATCTGAAATGAAGAAACATCCTGCTATGTTCTCACACTCTTTTGTCATCAGGGAGAGTCGAACCCGTCCTCCTAGACAGTGAGTCAATCCACGGCACCCCTGGCTAAGCCCGATTAGTCTGCGTGGGCTCCGAGAGTGAGCTCAACTATTCCAAGGCCCGTTTAGCCTTTGTATAACTTTTTGGAGGCGCTGAATTCTAGGTGAACGATTGCCAAACATCTGCAACGGGCCGTCCGTCCGGCCGTGAATTTCAAGGGTGAGATAACGTAGCGCTTCCCCTTGGGCTAAGATGATCCGCTGTCTCAAGCGGGGATGAGCCTATGAAACTCTCAGCTGTTGCCAGTTAGTTCGGGGactattttcaaaatgtcagcTGGCAACGTGTCCCGAGGTCGGTCGGGATCTCTGTTTGTTctcggacatttttttttccgctGACGTTCATCTGCATTTTGCAGGAAGCAAAagcagtaccgtattttcacaactatagggcgcacttaaaagtcgaaCATTTTGCGGCCTTCTCTGTTCACTAAAATAAACTTAGTTTTGCTAATGcggt
Encoded here:
- the snai1a gene encoding snail family zinc finger 1a, coding for MPRSFLVKKYFAKQKPNYSELECQNDTSSTKYPLAQLSSSATCLTAGLVWDLSVLPTLYLPTTQTTESTTSIPLDLSSPSSLSSNASSSGEEDEGRTSDPPSPEPVHTYAPRQRMKCTGTTTLVVPPEELEREAPLPTSRPAFLCKHCPKEYTSLGALKMHIRSHTLPCVCTTCGKAFSRPWLLRGHIRTHTGERPFSCPHCNRAFADRSNLRAHLQTHAEVKKYQCGVCSRTFSRMSLLQKHTSSGCCSANV